A stretch of the Papaver somniferum cultivar HN1 chromosome 6, ASM357369v1, whole genome shotgun sequence genome encodes the following:
- the LOC113288132 gene encoding pentatricopeptide repeat-containing protein At5g65560-like, whose translation MVNPLKPQFLIRYYLLGRHHNLLFLRRLSEFHRKYSPILVSKVCGILLSDFHWQRNIELNSRLIPKLKPCDVAQILEINKDSESALKFFYWVSKRHFYKHNLDTFIVLLKRLVGDRLFEPADNVRIRMIQNCEKQEDMTRVLRFLNEISVKDFKFSLHSYNTLLIQLGKFEMVDVAQNLYEEMISNGIEPNLVTLNSIINILCKQGKVQEAMVILSRIFQSAMKPDVFTYTSLILGHCKNNDLDSAFKVFGRMTKVGCDPNSVTYSALINGLSNEGRVDEALGMLGEMTEKGIAPTVYTYTVLLSNLCQVNRVKDVSHLFADMKKRDCWPNEHTYAALISGFYQSGNMEVATGLYHKMLIDGLVPNTVTYNILINELCKGRKFVPALKIFDWMTKRGSLPNIITYNEIINGFCKEGFTDKAMVLFNKMLKVGPAPTLITYNTLVNGYCQQGSMENARRLMDLMKGNGCEPDAWTSTELISGYCKWGKLGLATSVYNEMLDRGLTPNQVAYTALIDGHCKDGKVDFALSLIERMEEKGCYPDMQTCNAMLNGLSKEKRYAEAEELLGKMEEKGLLPNVVTYSTLVDGLCKNGETQFAFKIVDEMIKKGCPANLYTYSSLIYGLCQEGNLNDAEKLFAEMEHKGIFPDQVTYTTLIDGFVMLGTVDQAFSLLKRMMSVDCKPNYRTYRVLMKGLQKEHLLVENCADAPSLTEKDITFDLVSRLLVRMSENGCEPTVETYSTLVRGLCREGRTLEADNLVENMVRKGLSPNEEIYNSLLIAYCRDLKVDPALEILNVMASRGYEPTLVIYRDLIGALCKADKVEEARGLFENILLGQWSPDVIVWIILIDGLLKEEKSDVCAKFFHIMESRNCTLSSQTCLILTGELSKGDKSIETDCVADGLD comes from the coding sequence ATGGTAAATCCCCTTAAACCCCAATTTCTGATTCGCTATTATTTATTGGGTCGTCATCACAATCTTCTCTTTCTCAGGAGACTTTCCGAATTTCATCGAAAATATTCCCCAATCTTAGTTTCTAAAGTTTGTGGAATCTTATTGAGTGATTTTCATTGGCAACGTAATATAGAACTTAATAGTCGATTAATCCCTAAATTAAAACCTTGTGATGTTGCTCAGATTCTTGAAATCAATAAAGATTCTGAATCTGCATTGAAATTCTTTTATTGGGTATCTAAGAGACATTTTTACAAACACAACTTAGATACTTTTATTGTGTTACTAAAGCGTCTTGTTGGTGATCGGCTTTTTGAACCTGCTGATAATGTGCGTATTAGAATGATTCAGAATTGTGAAAAACAGGAAGATATGACAAGGGTTTTGAGGTTTCTGAATGAAATTAGTGTAAAAGATTTCAAATTTAGTTTACATAGTTATAATACACTTTTGATCCAGTTGGGTAAGTTTGAAATGGTGGATGTGGCGCAGAATTTGTATGAAGAGATGATTAGCAATGGGATTGAACCGAATCTTGTGACATTGAATTCGATTATTAATATTCTTTGTAAGCAGGGAAAAGTTCAGGAGGCTATGGTAATTCTAAGTAGGATTTTTCAGTCTGCGATGAAACCTGATGTTTTTACATATACATCGTTGATTCTTGGGCATTGTAAAAATAATGATCTGGATTCAGCTTTTAAGGTTTTCGGTCGTATGACTAAGGTGGGATGTGATCCGAATTCCGTGACATATTCAGCACTGATTAATGGTTTAAGCAATGAGGGTAGGGTAGATGAAGCACTGGGCATGCTAGGAGAAATGACTGAAAAAGGAATTGCTCCTACAGTTTATACATATACTGTTCTCCTTTCTAACCTTTGTCAGGTCAACCGTGTTAAGGATGTCTCTCACCTGTTTGCAGATATGAAGAAGAGAGATTGTTGGCCGAATGAACACACTTACGCTGCTCTGATCAGTGGCTTTTATCAATCGGGTAATATGGAGGTGGCAACTGGGTTATACCACAAGATGTTGATAGATGGATTGGTACCGAATACTGTGACGTACAATATCTTAATAAACGAGTTATGTAAAGGAAGAAAGTTTGTGCCCGCTCTCAAGATCTTTGATTGGATGACAAAGCGTGGTAGCTTGCCAAATATTATAACGTACAATGAGATTATAAATGGTTTTTGCAAAGAGGGTTTTACTGACAAAGCGATGGTTCTTTTCAACAAAATGCTTAAGGTAGGTCCTGCTCCAACTTTGATCACATATAACACTCTTGTTAATGGGTACTGTCAACAGGGTAGTATGGAAAATGCAAGAAGGCTGATGGATTTGATGAAAGGGAATGGATGTGAACCAGATGCATGGACTTCTACAGAACTCATTTCTGGATATTGTAAATGGGGTAAGTTGGGCTTAGCTACCAGTGTTTACAATGAAATGCTGGACAGGGGCTTAACTCCAAATCAGGTTGCTTATACTGCTTTGATTGATGGCCACTGTAAGGATGGGAAGGTTGATTTTGCGTTGTCTTTGATTGAGAggatggaggagaagggttgctACCCAGATATGCAGACCTGCAATGCAATGCTCAATGGTTTGTCCAAAGAGAAAAGGTACGCAGAAGCAGAGGAACTGCTTGGTAAGATGGAGGAGAAAGGTCTATTACCAAATGTGGTGACCTACTCAACTTTGGTTGACGGGTTGTGTAAGAATGGCGAGACCCAGTTTGCATTTAAGATTGTTGATGAAATGATAAAGAAGGGTTGTCCTGCAAATCTTTATACTTACAGTTCACTCATTTATGGGCTTTGTCAAGAAGGTAATCTGAATGATGCAGAAAAGTTATTTGCAGAAATGGAGCATAAAGGAATCTTTCCTGATCAAGTTACATATACCACATTAATTGATGGTTTCGTTATGTTGGGCACGGTAGATCAAGCATTTTCACTTCTGAAGCGGATGATGAGTGTGGATTGCAAACCTAATTACCGAACTTATAGGGTGTTGATGAAAGGGTTGCAGAAAGAACACCTTCTCGTAGAGAATTGTGCGGATGCCCCCAGTTTAACTGAAAAGGATATCACTTTCGATCTGGTATCCCGCCTCCTTGTCAGAATGTCTGAAAATGGCTGTGAACCCACTGTTGAAACCTATAGTACTTTGGTGAGAGGCCTATGTAGAGAAGGCCGAACTCTTGAAGCTGATAATCTGGTAGAAAATATGGTACGCAAGGGTTTGTCTCCTAACGAAGAAATATATAACTCACTCCTAATCGCTTATTGTAGAGATTTAAAAGTGGATCCTGCACTAGAAATCTTAAATGTGATGGCTTCTAGAGGTTATGAACCCACATTAGTTATCTATAGAGATTTGATTGGTGCTCTCTGCAAAGCAGATAAAGTAGAAGAAGCTCGGGGTTTGTTTGAGAACATCCTATTGGGGCAATGGAGTCCCGATGTAATTGTTTGGATTATCCTTATTGACGGGTTATTGAAGGAGGAGAAATCAGATGTATGTGCTAAATTTTTTCACATAATGGAATCTAGAAATTGTACTCTCAGTTCCCAGACTTGCTTGATATTGACTGGAGAGCTGTCCAAGGGCGATAAGTCTATTGAGACAGATTGCGTAGCTGATGGCTTAGACTGA